AGGTGCGCGCGCACCAGGTCGATGTTGTTCAACAGCTGCCCGAGACCCTCCAGCGCGTAGTACTCGCACTGGATGGGGATCAACACCTCGGGCGCCGCGACCAACGCGTTCAACGTGAGCAGCCCCAGCGACGGCGGGCAGTCGATGAACACGTAGTCCGCTTCAAGCTGGTCCAGTGCCTCGGGGGAGAGCGCCTCCTTCAGCCGCGACTCCCGGGAGGCCATGGACACGAGTTCGATCTCGGAACCGGCCAGGTCGATCGTGGCGGGCACACAGACGAGATTGTCCGACTGGGTGCTCACCGCGGCCGCGTCGCCGATGCTGATCTCGCCGAGCAGCACCTCGTAGACCGACGGAGTCCCGGACCGGTGGTCGACACCGAGCGCGGTGCTCGCATTGCCCTGTGGGTCGAGGTCGATGACGAGCACCTTCAACCCGCGCAGCGCCAGGCCTGCGGCCAGGTTCACCGTGCTGGTCGTCTTGCCGACGCCGCCCTTCTGGTTCGCGACGGTGAGGATTCTTCGTCGCGACGGTCGCGGCAGAGTCTCACTCGGATGCAGAACCTTGGTGGCTCGCTCCGCCTCCTCCGCGATCGGCGTCCATGAGGAGATCTGCTGATTCTGCGGACGATTCACCGGTGCGAGCCTCCCCCGAAAGCCGTGGACATCCCTGTTCGGCGTTGTTTCACGTGGAACATGCCGTGCTCCGATCTGCGCCAGGGGTCGTCGCGCCCGCTCGTCCCCACGCCTGAAACGGGTCGGGTCGATCGACCTGGAAATCCGTCACCGATCTTTCCTGGAGTTCCGTCGAGTGTCACGGCCTTGAGCGGCATTCCCCCGCTCGACCAGGATCACCGTCGTCGGCTCCGTCACGAATCCCTCCCCGCAGGAGACGAGCTCCTGCCGAGAGCCCCCTACGGCAGCGACCGCCACCGCGTCCCTTGCCATCTCCTCCGCCGCCGACGCCCCCTTCAGCGCCAGCAACATGCCCCCCGGCCGAAGCAGCGGAAGTCCCCACCCCGCCAGCTTCGCCAGTGGCGCGACCGCCCGGGCGGTCACCACGTCGAAATCCCGTAGCCTGCGCCGCACGGTCAGCTCCTCCGCGCGACCCCGCACCACAGTGGTCGACAGCCCCAGCTCGGACACCACCTCTTCCAGCCAGGCGACCCGCCGGGCCATCGGCTCCAGCAGGGTCAGCCGGAGGTCCGGGCGCGCGAGCTGAAGCGGAATGCCCGGCAGCCCTGCGCCCGAGCCGACATCCACCACTCGACAGTTCGTCGGCATCAGCTCACCGACCACGGCCGAATTCAGCACGTGTCTGCTCCAGAGCCGATCGACCTCGCGGGGGCCGATCAGACCCCGCTCCACGCCGTGCTCGGCCAGCAGCTCGACATAGCGCCGGGCCGCGGGCAGGCGATCACCGAACACCCGCGCCGCCGCATCGGCCACCGCGTCGGAGCCCGACGAGGGCACGCCTGCGGACGGCGTCGCGGGGGAGTGCGTCCCGGAACCGCCTGCCGAGGACGAGTCCGTCGGGACGGAACCCGCCGGGGAGTTGGCCGAGGAGGAATCGGGAGAGTTCGTCGTGGAGGGGTCCGCGCTGGAGTTCGCCATGCCGCCTATCCATCATCTGACGTTTCACGTGAAACGTGGTCTCGAGGTCACCGGGTCGACCGGCGACGAACCGGCGCCGAAGTCGCCTGGCGCCTGTTTCACGTGAAACACCGTCGTCGGCCCTGTTCGGGGTCGACGGGAACAGTGTCCCGCATGACGCAGTCGACACAGCACGCACCGCGCCGATAGCTCACATCATGTCGCATCAGACGATCCCGGAACGCACACTGCACAGGTGCGATCGACGACCTTAGACACCTCGCCCTACGTCGAGCTGAACCGCGACCTGTGGCGGGGCCTCCGCGATGCGACACCGCTGCCGCTGACCGACGACGAACTCGCGGGCATGCGCAGCCTCGGCGACGCGATCTCTCTCGAAGAGGTGGCCGACATCTACCTCCCGCTCTCTCGGCTCATCAACCTCCAGGTGGCCGCGCACCAGGCGCTGCACACGACCACCACCCAGTTCCTTCGCGAACCCAGCATCCGTACCCCGTTCGTCATCGGCATCGCGGGCAGCGTGGCGGTGGGCAAGAGCACCACCGCGCGCATCCTCCAGGCGCTGCTCGCCCGGTGGCCGGATCATCCGCGCGTCGACCTGGTGACCACGGACGGATTCCTGTTGCCGACCGCCGAACTCAAGCGACGGAATCTACTGAAGCGCAAGGGATTTCCCGAGAGCTATGACCGGCGCGGGCTCCTCCGGTTCCTCGTGGACGTCAAGTCCGGACGCCCCGAGGTACGCGCCCCGGTGTACTCCCACCTGAGCTACGACATCGTCCCGGGCGAGCATCAGCTGGTCCGCCAGCCCGACATCCTGTTGTTGGAAGGACTCAACGTCCTGCAGACCGGTCCGAGTCTCACCGTCTCCGACTTCTTCGACTTCTCCATCTACGTCAATGCCCGCATCGGCGACCTCCGAAGCTGGTACGTCGACCGCTTCCTGACCCTGCGCCGCACGGCGTTCGCCCGGCGGGACTCGCACTTCCATCGGTACGCCAGCCTGGACGACGCGGAGGCAAGAACCATCGCCACTGAACTCTGGACCGAGATCAACGAGCCGAACCTCGTCGAGAACATCGCACCCACCCGCGCCCGAGCCACGCTGGTCCTCCAGAAGGGAGCGGACCACTCGATCCATCGGGTGCGACTTCGGAAGCTGTGACGGCAGCGGCGGCCCGGCGCGACGTTCGCAGAGTGCCAAGGGGACCGACGCGGTCGCGCGGTCGACGTGCGACAGCCGTGCAGCGTCGTGTTCGGTCCGACGTCGATCGCGGCCGTCCCACGGCAGCCCGCCTCGCAGGCGGCCGTCGCGCACCCCCGGCCCGGTCGAGTCCAGTCGGCCCCAGACCCCGGTGGTGCTCATCCTCAGTCCGGTAGGCAGGAGGGTGGACCGTCGGTGCTCGGCCCCGCAGTCGGGCCCCGGGCTCCGCAGGCAGCGGCGTGAGGCTGCCGGAAACCGATCCGACCCCACCGGACCGACCCCACCCGGACCGACCCCACCCGGACCGACCCCACCGATTCGACCCCACCGGCCAGACTCGGGCGAGCCGGACCGCCACCGGTCGGGGCCGCCTGCCTCGCTCCCACCGGCTTCGACCACTCCCCGGACATGCGAATGGCCTCGTCTCTCGACGAGGCCATTCGCATGTTTCACGTGAAACGCGCCGCTCGAGGTCAGTCGGCGGGCAGCACCACCACGCGCCGCTGCGGCTCCTCGCCCTCGCTCTCGCTCCGGGTGCCGGACACGGCCGCAACCGCGTCATGCACCACCTTGCGCTCGAAGGGCGTCATCGGGTGGAGACGAAGCGCCTTGCCCGAGTCACGGACCTGCTCGGCACTGGTGCGGCCCAACTCGGCCAGCTCGGCACGCCGCTCGGCGCGCCAACCCGCGACGTCGAGCATCAGCCTGCTGCGAACGCCGGTGGACTGCTGGACGGAGAGCCGCGTCAGTTCCTGCAACGCCTCCAGCACGACGCCCTTCGTACCGACGAGACGTTCGAGATCCTCGCCGCCCTCGATGCTGACCACGGCACGGCCCGCCTCGACGTCGAGGTCGATGTCCCCGTCATAGTCAAGCAGGTCGAGCAGGCGCTCCAGGTAATCGCCCGCGATGTCGCCCTCGCGGACGAGCAGCTCCTCGCTGTTCTCTGCGGCGCGGGGAGCCGCGTCGCCATTCTGTTCGGCCGCGTCGACCTCCTGGTCGACGCCGGTCACCTGCGCGGTGTCCGACACCGGCCTCTCCTCTCCGTGAGTATGTCCAGCAGACGAGTTGTGTCTGCGGCAGCGCCTACCGCACGACGAAGTCGCCTCAACGACGCTTCTTGGACTTCTTGTTCGCGGGGCGCTGACGCACCGGATCGGTCACCCCGTTCCGGCTGGGTTCTGCCGTCCCGGACTGGTCTGACGCACTGGTGGCCGAGGAGGTGTCCGTCTTCTTCTTACCCGTGTCGGAGGCGGCAGGCTCCACCCCGTTCGAGGACTGAGACTTCGGAGCCTGCGTCTTCGGGGCTTCGGCCGGGCGCTTCTTGGGCGCGGTCTTGGGCTTCTGTCCCGGCTTGGGTGCCAGCGCCTGCCGCGTCGCCTCCGCCTTCGCGTCGGCCTCCGCCTTCTTCTTCGACTCCTCGCGATCGATGCGCTGATAGACCAGGTGCTGCTGGGCCAGCGTCCAGCTGTTGTTGCTCAGCCAGTACAGCAGGATCGCGATGGGGAAGAAGGGACCACCGAACAGCACGAAGAGCGGGAAGATCCACAGCATCAGCTTGTTCATGATCGCGGTCTGCGAGTTCGACGTGGCGGTCGGGTTCATCGCCTGTCGCTGCACCGAGTGCCGCGCAGTGAAGTGGGTCGCGATGCTGGCGATGATCGCGAGCGGGATCGCGACCAGCGCGATGCTCGTGATGCTCGCACCGAGCACCGGGTTGGAGATCGAGGCCGACAGCGGGGCGCCGAAGAGAGTAGCGGCCCGGAACGACTGGACCTCGGCCTCACCGAACACGTAGACCGTGTCGTGCTCGGAGAACCAGCGCAGCACGTGGAACAGACCGATGAACACCGGGATCTGGACCAGCATCGGCAGACAGCCGCCGAGCGGGTTGACCCCGTGCTCGGACTGGAGCTTCTGCATCTCGGTCGCCATCTTCTGGCGATCGTTGGAGTACTTCTCCCGCAGCTTCTGGATCTGCGGGGCGAACTCCTGCATCTTCCGCATCGAGCGCACCTGGCTGATGGCGGGCTTGAGCAGGAGGAGCCGAAGGGTGAAGACGAGGAAGACCACGGACAGCGCCCAGGCGATCCCGTTGTCGGGGCTCAGGATGAACCCGAAGACCCGATGCCAGAACCACATGATGGCTGACACCGGGTAGTAGATGAAGTTGAGCACGAAGCTACTCCTCGGCGCGATTGTCGTTGGTCACCATGGTCTCCTCGGAAGAATCTCGACGAGGAGGAACGGGGTCTAGCCCGCCCGGGTGCCAGGGACCGCACCGGCCGAGCCTGCGCAGGGTCAACCAGATACCCCGCGCGGCGCCGTGGACGGTCAACGCCTCGACGGCGTAGGCACTACAGGTCGGATAGAAGCGACAACTGGCCGGGAGCAGCGGGGAGATCCACCGCTGGTAGGCACGCACCGGCAGCAACAGGACGCGACTGACCGGTCCGGCACGCCTGGCGGCCTCAGACCGATCGTCACTCACATCCCACCTGCCTGTTGGTGATCGTCCTCGGTTCGACATCCGGCCTGCGCATCGGCCGCCGGGTCGATCCCGAGTCTGCGCAGCGCGCGATCGACGTCGGCCGCGAGCTGCTCGCTGGTCGATGCGGCGGCAGGCGGCAGGGCTCTGACGACGACGTCGGTGCCCGGCGGCAGCGCGGCGAGCCGGGCCCGGAAGACGTGACGCAGGCGACGAGAGACCCGGTGGCGCACCACGGCGTCACCCACCGCCTTGCTCACGACAAAACCCACCCGAGCACTGCCTGCTCGGGTGGGGGTGAACCGCTGACCACTGGCCATGGCTGCCTCCGCAGTGGTGGACGTGCCGTCGTCTGGACGCAGCGCCGCCAGCACGTGCACGACGACCCGAGGTCGTCCCGCCCGGCGTCCCCGCCGGACCACCGTGGAGAAGTCCTGACTTCGAGTCAGCCTGGCCGCCGACGGAAGCACGGCCTGAGTAGGTCAGGCCGACAGCTTGTCGCGGCCCTTGCGCCTGCGCAGGGCGAGGATGGCGCGGCCAGCGCGGGTGCGCATGCGCAGCCGGAACCCGTGGGTCTTGGCCCGGCGACGGTTGTTCGGCTGGAAGGTGCGCTTGCTCACGGTCGAGTCTCCCGGTTTCACTACAGCTAGGGTCTGCGGTCTTCGCCCCAGTAGGTACTCGGCGGCAGATGCTGCTCCGCCACCGCTGGCGACGAGCACACTGCCGTCGCCGACGACGAGAAGCAACCGTCGCCGTCACGAACCGCATGTCGGCCGCACCACAGACCTGGCACGAGGCACAGGGCGAGCGGTGCGAAAGACCAGAGTACGTGACACCGGGGGATAGACCGCATGAGAGTACGTGGTGCGGCCTGGTCCACTCAAACCGGACCGCCCCTGAGCACCGGTGTTGATCAAGGAAGGGATGGATACGGTACGCTCCAGAACCACGAGCCACCTGATCTGATCGGCGCGCCACGCCGATCGACTCCTGAATCTCACCCGACCGCGCGGGGCGCCTTGTGGCTGAGCCCGCCGCTTGTTAGCGTGCCCATCTCCGCAGAGCCGACACCGGAGCCCGCACGTTCGACGACACGCCTCGGCTGGCAGCCCGCGAAGCATCTGCAGGCCCCGGGCGGGAATCGGTCTTCGCTTCGCCGTACCTTCATGCACAGCTTGTGGACAACCCTGTGGATTGTCGGCTCGATTGTGCACATCACGGCGTCAGCACGATCGGTTCATGACCGCGGGCCGATCGCCGAGGGGCGGCGATCGACACAGGCACCCGCTGCCAGGCGGGCGGTGCGGTGAGGGGAGGGGAGCACGTCG
The Actinoalloteichus fjordicus DNA segment above includes these coding regions:
- a CDS encoding ParA family protein, whose amino-acid sequence is MNRPQNQQISSWTPIAEEAERATKVLHPSETLPRPSRRRILTVANQKGGVGKTTSTVNLAAGLALRGLKVLVIDLDPQGNASTALGVDHRSGTPSVYEVLLGEISIGDAAAVSTQSDNLVCVPATIDLAGSEIELVSMASRESRLKEALSPEALDQLEADYVFIDCPPSLGLLTLNALVAAPEVLIPIQCEYYALEGLGQLLNNIDLVRAHLNPSLWVSTILLTMYDGRTKLADQVSAEVRKHFGDLVLRTVIPRSVKVSEAPGFGQTVLTYDPGSRGAMSYLDAAREMAVKGAELEIR
- the rsmG gene encoding 16S rRNA (guanine(527)-N(7))-methyltransferase RsmG; this translates as MANSSADPSTTNSPDSSSANSPAGSVPTDSSSAGGSGTHSPATPSAGVPSSGSDAVADAAARVFGDRLPAARRYVELLAEHGVERGLIGPREVDRLWSRHVLNSAVVGELMPTNCRVVDVGSGAGLPGIPLQLARPDLRLTLLEPMARRVAWLEEVVSELGLSTTVVRGRAEELTVRRRLRDFDVVTARAVAPLAKLAGWGLPLLRPGGMLLALKGASAAEEMARDAVAVAAVGGSRQELVSCGEGFVTEPTTVILVERGNAAQGRDTRRNSRKDR
- the coaA gene encoding type I pantothenate kinase, encoding MRSTTLDTSPYVELNRDLWRGLRDATPLPLTDDELAGMRSLGDAISLEEVADIYLPLSRLINLQVAAHQALHTTTTQFLREPSIRTPFVIGIAGSVAVGKSTTARILQALLARWPDHPRVDLVTTDGFLLPTAELKRRNLLKRKGFPESYDRRGLLRFLVDVKSGRPEVRAPVYSHLSYDIVPGEHQLVRQPDILLLEGLNVLQTGPSLTVSDFFDFSIYVNARIGDLRSWYVDRFLTLRRTAFARRDSHFHRYASLDDAEARTIATELWTEINEPNLVENIAPTRARATLVLQKGADHSIHRVRLRKL
- a CDS encoding Jag family protein — translated: MSDTAQVTGVDQEVDAAEQNGDAAPRAAENSEELLVREGDIAGDYLERLLDLLDYDGDIDLDVEAGRAVVSIEGGEDLERLVGTKGVVLEALQELTRLSVQQSTGVRSRLMLDVAGWRAERRAELAELGRTSAEQVRDSGKALRLHPMTPFERKVVHDAVAAVSGTRSESEGEEPQRRVVVLPAD
- the yidC gene encoding membrane protein insertase YidC — translated: MLNFIYYPVSAIMWFWHRVFGFILSPDNGIAWALSVVFLVFTLRLLLLKPAISQVRSMRKMQEFAPQIQKLREKYSNDRQKMATEMQKLQSEHGVNPLGGCLPMLVQIPVFIGLFHVLRWFSEHDTVYVFGEAEVQSFRAATLFGAPLSASISNPVLGASITSIALVAIPLAIIASIATHFTARHSVQRQAMNPTATSNSQTAIMNKLMLWIFPLFVLFGGPFFPIAILLYWLSNNSWTLAQQHLVYQRIDREESKKKAEADAKAEATRQALAPKPGQKPKTAPKKRPAEAPKTQAPKSQSSNGVEPAASDTGKKKTDTSSATSASDQSGTAEPSRNGVTDPVRQRPANKKSKKRR
- the yidD gene encoding membrane protein insertion efficiency factor YidD, with translation MSDDRSEAARRAGPVSRVLLLPVRAYQRWISPLLPASCRFYPTCSAYAVEALTVHGAARGIWLTLRRLGRCGPWHPGGLDPVPPRRDSSEETMVTNDNRAEE
- the rnpA gene encoding ribonuclease P protein component, producing the protein MLPSAARLTRSQDFSTVVRRGRRAGRPRVVVHVLAALRPDDGTSTTAEAAMASGQRFTPTRAGSARVGFVVSKAVGDAVVRHRVSRRLRHVFRARLAALPPGTDVVVRALPPAAASTSEQLAADVDRALRRLGIDPAADAQAGCRTEDDHQQAGGM
- the rpmH gene encoding 50S ribosomal protein L34, whose amino-acid sequence is MSKRTFQPNNRRRAKTHGFRLRMRTRAGRAILALRRRKGRDKLSA